The Seriola aureovittata isolate HTS-2021-v1 ecotype China chromosome 12, ASM2101889v1, whole genome shotgun sequence genome window below encodes:
- the si:ch211-13f8.1 gene encoding uncharacterized protein si:ch211-13f8.1 isoform X1: MEEEKVVDNVQAKSTSPVPTGLPINWGLITGPVPQPVFPAPSLSTQLPPPQSSAVHALQTKVKTLTQRRTRGRDREKERERLDADILVSSPTGQLSSEVFLRQRPRGKGPVSLPALSWRSGAAKNLSSSDEEEEVEVQVRLEIHSPPAEAQREQVFQVEEETEEERPERIEGQVSFLTGQSCGLREGTSLESLLSDNSSSSKDDPSPLPPLPVLSCSPTHSVPTTSSSSSTSTTSTRHWAPPKGFWRVARPETLLLNGVGPHNIPSTLPLKDYTQTEALAEPQKKPAETGTRSNVGGVGDDSDASSGFKHSDSVERYLDRCEEKETDADDPAKGLCSSDSWESVSSQSGAPSADEKLKVKQRAYAKLRERQNCREEREQSGGESACCYGDTTCKMDSNVAGAHGVLDSSDSVILAQELEPYLRSLLVISDELPLSPRHEQAKRLLERARLKARSSHIKGDRPCRRSHSDQRATVKKQQIESPRQTPEQKATQTKEDLTAQTVSGPLLVPTPRDTSPCDQGGRSRRYGCSPTRVRFEDESEKEAESRYLDRVRQRGRPGVPKSKSNSNSNSNTDSSSSGSERSRSHRSVSTPPSQKQEAVSGETTTVIKEIIVLVKKCEACGSVVREPQLVLSQSDAQNTEPQQPGNPEDPRGKLVPRWVPPNKPEVSTRPKAPLTVTFAGAYVLGENKESSTGWKSSGFGKLRRRSRKGESRLESGHGPYGPSWAQRRNSNPRNRVNLSRAVSFAPGSPIDLEPCLLEASGGLRESPTPSLPIKSALKSSSRNRSAAGQSTVQFQMTSNQGGEGGSQHLALLDSPEARRESPVSLTQGTSSTISPVPCIRPSTLRYSPARLTPDLPAAELWDATPDGTAGLSADPGSGPECRPALRGLAMSRAEDLRAELLRAEHLKAEAIWEENSDGSRKLDGRPKLFLRRFFSSIGLNSVGRLVKGGRSSSMEQLSIPTPPRASSASPSPTRRPQPTIRIQRTPSLQTLNTVLPLAQLRKASSVQSLERRTERSTILGEVHIPYGLAPSPDSPQLELHRALSDDDVLASRIVRPVGRVTQAFPDGTLLLELIRPPNGPFGFVISRGKGRPDTGVYVEKVGDGSGEGPFVGLLGIGDEILQVNGEPVAGLSLDQVTRLMTRESTTSLRIMPARRNQR; the protein is encoded by the exons atggaggaagagaaggtgGTTGATAATGTCCAAGCAAAATCCACTTCCCCCGTACCCACTGGGCTTCCCATTAATTGGGGGCTCATCACTGGCCCTGTCCCTCAGCCTGTTTTCCCTGCACCTTCATTGAGCACccaacttcctcctcctcagagttCAGCTGTGCACGCACTGCAGACCAAGGTGAAAACACTAACACAGAGAAGGACAAGAGGGAGAGACcgagagaaggaaagagaaaggtTGGACGCAGACATCCTGGTGAGCAGTCCCACAGGTCAGCTTTCATCTGAGGTCTTTTTGAGACAGAGACCCAGAGGAAAGGGTCCAGTATCTCTGCCTGCTCTCTCCTGGCGATCAGGCGCTGCAAAGAACTTGAGCAgtagtgatgaagaggaggaagtagaGGTTCAAGTCAGGTTGGAGATCCACAGCCCTCCAGCTGAGGCACAAAGGGAACAGGTGTTTCAGGTGGAAGAGGAAACTGAAGAAGAGAGGCCAGAAAGAATTGAAGGGCAGGTCAGTTTTCTGACAGGCCAGTCTTGTGGGCTCAGGGAAGGGACCAGTCTAGAGAGTCTTTTGTCTGACAACTCAAGCAGTAGTAAGGATGACCCatcccctcttcctccactaCCTGTGCTCTCCTGTTCTCCCACCCACTCTGTTCCCACaacatcctcttcttcctccacatcTACCACGTCAACCAGACACTGGGCACCACCCAAGGGATTTTGGAGAGTGGCGCGCCCAGAAACACTGCTTCTAAATGGTGTTGGCCCTCACAACATACCCTCCACATTACCTTTGAAGGACTATACTCAGACAGAAGCACTGGCGGAGCCTCAGAAGAAACCAGCTGAAACGGGCACCAGGAGCAATGTAGGAGGAGTGGGGGATGACAGCGATGCATCGTCCGGATTCAAGCACTCTGACAGTGTGGAGCGCTACCTGGACAGGtgtgaggagaaagagacagatgctGATGACCCTGCCAAAGGACTGTGCAGTTCAGACAGCTGGGAGAGCGTGTCTTCACAAAGTGGGGCGCCCTCAGCTGATGAGAAGCTGAAGGTGAAGCAGAGGGCTTATGCAAAGTTAAGGGAAAGACAAAactgcagggaggagagagagcagagcggAGGAGAAAGTGCCTGCTGTTATGGAGACACAACATGCAAAATGGATAGTAATG TCGCAGGTGCCCATGGGGTTTTGGACAGCTCAGACTCAGTCATTCTTGCTCAGGAACTTGAACCCTATTTGAG GTCACTTCTTGTAATCAGTGATGAGCTTCCTCTGAGCCCAAGACATGAGCAAGCCAAACGTCTCCTGGAGCGAGCACGACTCAAGGCTCGCTCCAGTCACATTAAAGGCGATCGCCCCTGCAGACGCTCCCATTCTGATCAGAGAGCCACTGT GAAGAAGCAGCAAATTGAATCTCCCAGACAAACGCCAGAGCAGAAAGCCACTCAAACCAAAGAAGATCTTACAGCTCAAACTGTATCTGGTCCCCTCCTCGTCCCAACTCCAAGAGACACTTCCCCTTGTGACCAAGGTGGACGATCGAGACGGTACGGTTGTTCACCCACACGGGTGCGCTTTGAGGACGAAtcagagaaagaagcagagtCTCGGTACTTGGATAGGGTCAGGCAGCGTGGCAGGCCCGGGGTCCCTAAGTCCAAAAGTaatagtaacagtaacagtaatacAGATTCTAGCAGCAGTGGTTCAGAGAGGAGCAGAAGCCACAGAAGTGTCTCTACGCCTCCCTCACAGAAGCAAGAAGCTGTCAGTGGTGAAACCACCACAGTGATTAAAGAGATAATAGTGCTGGTGAAGAAATGTGAGGCATGTGGCTCTGTAGTCAGGGAACCTCAGCTGGTCTTATCACAGTCAGATGCACAGAACACTGAACCACAGCAGCCTGGCAACCCAGAGGACCCACGGGGAAAACTGGTTCCCCGCTGGGTGCCTCCAAACAAGCCGGAGGTGAGTACTCGTCCTAAAGCTCCTCTAACTGTCACCTTTGCTGGAGCTTATGTGCTGGGGGAAAATAAAGAGAGTAGCACAGGTTGGAAGTCATCAGGGTTTGGAAAACtaaggagaaggagcaggaaaGGAGAAAGTCGGCTTGAGTCTGGTCATGGCCCTTATGGTCCATCATGGGCTCAGCGGCGTAACTCAAATCCAAGGAACAGGGTCAACTTGAGCAGAGCTGTTTCATTTGCACCCGGCAGCCCCATTGATCTCGAACCATGTTTGCTGGAGGCATCTGGTGGACTCAGGGAATCACCAACCCCATCGCTTCCAATAAAGTCAGCCCTAAAGTCAAGCTCAAGGAATCGCTCTGCTGCCGGTCAGTCCACAGTTCAGTTCCAGATGACCTCGAATCAGGGAGGAGAGGGCGGGTCTCAGCATTTAGCCCTCCTGGACTCTCCAGAAGCAAGAAGGGAGTCCCCAGTGTCTTTAACCCAAGGGACATCCTCAACAATCAGCCCAGTGCCCTGTATCAGGCCCTCCACTTTGAGGTACTCCCCGGCCCGACTCACCCCAGACCTGCCGGCTGCTGAGCTCTGGGATGCCACACCAGATGGAACAG CAGGATTAAGTGCAGACCCCGGTTCTGGTCCTGAGTGTCGTCCAGCTCTGCGAGGCCTGGCTATGTCTCGGGCCGAGGACCtcagagctgagctgctgagagCAGAACATCTGAAAGCTGAGGCCATATGGGAGGAAAACTCTGACGGGTCCAG AAAGCTGGATGGACGGCCAAAGCTCTTCCTGCGTCGCTTCTTTTCCTCCATAGGTCTGAATAGTGTCGGTAGACTTGTTAAAGGAGGCCGCTCCAGCAGCATGGAACAGCTCAGTATCCCCACTCCCCCCCGGGCCAGCTCTGCTTCCCCAAGTCCCACACGCAGGCCACAGCCTACCATCCGCATACAGAGGACACCCTCACTGCAGACCCTGAACACA GTGCTGCCACTGGCCCAACTGCGCAAAGCGTCCTCAGTGCAGAGTTTAGAGAGACGAACAGAGCGTTCAACAATACTGGGAGAGGTGCACATACCATACGGCCTGGCACCCAG CCCTGACAGCCCTCAGCTTGAGCTCCACAGGGCCCTGAGTGATGACGACGTTCTTGCCTCCAGAATAGTGCGCCCAGTGGGCCGGGTCACCCAGGCTTTCCCTGATGGGACCCTCCTCCTGGAGCTCATCAGACCCCCGAATGGTCCTTTCGGTTTTGTCATTTCGAGAGGCAAAGGTCGACCAGACACAG GTGTATACGTGGAGAAAGTGGGTGATGGTAGTGGTGAAGGGCCCTTTGTAGGTCTCCTGGGCATCGGCGATGAAATTCTGCAGGTGAATGGAGAGCCAGTGGCTGGACTCAGTCTGGACCAGGTGACGCGGCTCATGACCCGGGAAAGCACCACTTCTCTTCGGATCATGCCGGCGCGACGGAACCAGCGCTGA
- the si:ch211-13f8.1 gene encoding uncharacterized protein si:ch211-13f8.1 isoform X2, which yields MEEEKVVDNVQAKSTSPVPTGLPINWGLITGPVPQPVFPAPSLSTQLPPPQSSAVHALQTKVKTLTQRRTRGRDREKERERLDADILVSSPTGQLSSEVFLRQRPRGKGPVSLPALSWRSGAAKNLSSSDEEEEVEVQVRLEIHSPPAEAQREQVFQVEEETEEERPERIEGQVSFLTGQSCGLREGTSLESLLSDNSSSSKDDPSPLPPLPVLSCSPTHSVPTTSSSSSTSTTSTRHWAPPKGFWRVARPETLLLNGVGPHNIPSTLPLKDYTQTEALAEPQKKPAETGTRSNVGGVGDDSDASSGFKHSDSVERYLDRCEEKETDADDPAKGLCSSDSWESVSSQSGAPSADEKLKVKQRAYAKLRERQNCREEREQSGGESACCYGDTTCKMDSNVAGAHGVLDSSDSVILAQELEPYLRSLLVISDELPLSPRHEQAKRLLERARLKARSSHIKGDRPCRRSHSDQRATVKKQQIESPRQTPEQKATQTKEDLTAQTVSGPLLVPTPRDTSPCDQGGRSRRYGCSPTRVRFEDESEKEAESRYLDRVRQRGRPGVPKSKSNSNSNSNTDSSSSGSERSRSHRSVSTPPSQKQEAVSGETTTVIKEIIVLVKKCEACGSVVREPQLVLSQSDAQNTEPQQPGNPEDPRGKLVPRWVPPNKPEVSTRPKAPLTVTFAGAYVLGENKESSTGWKSSGFGKLRRRSRKGESRLESGHGPYGPSWAQRRNSNPRNRVNLSRAVSFAPGSPIDLEPCLLEASGGLRESPTPSLPIKSALKSSSRNRSAAGQSTVQFQMTSNQGGEGGSQHLALLDSPEARRESPVSLTQGTSSTISPVPCIRPSTLRYSPARLTPDLPAAELWDATPDGTGLSADPGSGPECRPALRGLAMSRAEDLRAELLRAEHLKAEAIWEENSDGSRKLDGRPKLFLRRFFSSIGLNSVGRLVKGGRSSSMEQLSIPTPPRASSASPSPTRRPQPTIRIQRTPSLQTLNTVLPLAQLRKASSVQSLERRTERSTILGEVHIPYGLAPSPDSPQLELHRALSDDDVLASRIVRPVGRVTQAFPDGTLLLELIRPPNGPFGFVISRGKGRPDTGVYVEKVGDGSGEGPFVGLLGIGDEILQVNGEPVAGLSLDQVTRLMTRESTTSLRIMPARRNQR from the exons atggaggaagagaaggtgGTTGATAATGTCCAAGCAAAATCCACTTCCCCCGTACCCACTGGGCTTCCCATTAATTGGGGGCTCATCACTGGCCCTGTCCCTCAGCCTGTTTTCCCTGCACCTTCATTGAGCACccaacttcctcctcctcagagttCAGCTGTGCACGCACTGCAGACCAAGGTGAAAACACTAACACAGAGAAGGACAAGAGGGAGAGACcgagagaaggaaagagaaaggtTGGACGCAGACATCCTGGTGAGCAGTCCCACAGGTCAGCTTTCATCTGAGGTCTTTTTGAGACAGAGACCCAGAGGAAAGGGTCCAGTATCTCTGCCTGCTCTCTCCTGGCGATCAGGCGCTGCAAAGAACTTGAGCAgtagtgatgaagaggaggaagtagaGGTTCAAGTCAGGTTGGAGATCCACAGCCCTCCAGCTGAGGCACAAAGGGAACAGGTGTTTCAGGTGGAAGAGGAAACTGAAGAAGAGAGGCCAGAAAGAATTGAAGGGCAGGTCAGTTTTCTGACAGGCCAGTCTTGTGGGCTCAGGGAAGGGACCAGTCTAGAGAGTCTTTTGTCTGACAACTCAAGCAGTAGTAAGGATGACCCatcccctcttcctccactaCCTGTGCTCTCCTGTTCTCCCACCCACTCTGTTCCCACaacatcctcttcttcctccacatcTACCACGTCAACCAGACACTGGGCACCACCCAAGGGATTTTGGAGAGTGGCGCGCCCAGAAACACTGCTTCTAAATGGTGTTGGCCCTCACAACATACCCTCCACATTACCTTTGAAGGACTATACTCAGACAGAAGCACTGGCGGAGCCTCAGAAGAAACCAGCTGAAACGGGCACCAGGAGCAATGTAGGAGGAGTGGGGGATGACAGCGATGCATCGTCCGGATTCAAGCACTCTGACAGTGTGGAGCGCTACCTGGACAGGtgtgaggagaaagagacagatgctGATGACCCTGCCAAAGGACTGTGCAGTTCAGACAGCTGGGAGAGCGTGTCTTCACAAAGTGGGGCGCCCTCAGCTGATGAGAAGCTGAAGGTGAAGCAGAGGGCTTATGCAAAGTTAAGGGAAAGACAAAactgcagggaggagagagagcagagcggAGGAGAAAGTGCCTGCTGTTATGGAGACACAACATGCAAAATGGATAGTAATG TCGCAGGTGCCCATGGGGTTTTGGACAGCTCAGACTCAGTCATTCTTGCTCAGGAACTTGAACCCTATTTGAG GTCACTTCTTGTAATCAGTGATGAGCTTCCTCTGAGCCCAAGACATGAGCAAGCCAAACGTCTCCTGGAGCGAGCACGACTCAAGGCTCGCTCCAGTCACATTAAAGGCGATCGCCCCTGCAGACGCTCCCATTCTGATCAGAGAGCCACTGT GAAGAAGCAGCAAATTGAATCTCCCAGACAAACGCCAGAGCAGAAAGCCACTCAAACCAAAGAAGATCTTACAGCTCAAACTGTATCTGGTCCCCTCCTCGTCCCAACTCCAAGAGACACTTCCCCTTGTGACCAAGGTGGACGATCGAGACGGTACGGTTGTTCACCCACACGGGTGCGCTTTGAGGACGAAtcagagaaagaagcagagtCTCGGTACTTGGATAGGGTCAGGCAGCGTGGCAGGCCCGGGGTCCCTAAGTCCAAAAGTaatagtaacagtaacagtaatacAGATTCTAGCAGCAGTGGTTCAGAGAGGAGCAGAAGCCACAGAAGTGTCTCTACGCCTCCCTCACAGAAGCAAGAAGCTGTCAGTGGTGAAACCACCACAGTGATTAAAGAGATAATAGTGCTGGTGAAGAAATGTGAGGCATGTGGCTCTGTAGTCAGGGAACCTCAGCTGGTCTTATCACAGTCAGATGCACAGAACACTGAACCACAGCAGCCTGGCAACCCAGAGGACCCACGGGGAAAACTGGTTCCCCGCTGGGTGCCTCCAAACAAGCCGGAGGTGAGTACTCGTCCTAAAGCTCCTCTAACTGTCACCTTTGCTGGAGCTTATGTGCTGGGGGAAAATAAAGAGAGTAGCACAGGTTGGAAGTCATCAGGGTTTGGAAAACtaaggagaaggagcaggaaaGGAGAAAGTCGGCTTGAGTCTGGTCATGGCCCTTATGGTCCATCATGGGCTCAGCGGCGTAACTCAAATCCAAGGAACAGGGTCAACTTGAGCAGAGCTGTTTCATTTGCACCCGGCAGCCCCATTGATCTCGAACCATGTTTGCTGGAGGCATCTGGTGGACTCAGGGAATCACCAACCCCATCGCTTCCAATAAAGTCAGCCCTAAAGTCAAGCTCAAGGAATCGCTCTGCTGCCGGTCAGTCCACAGTTCAGTTCCAGATGACCTCGAATCAGGGAGGAGAGGGCGGGTCTCAGCATTTAGCCCTCCTGGACTCTCCAGAAGCAAGAAGGGAGTCCCCAGTGTCTTTAACCCAAGGGACATCCTCAACAATCAGCCCAGTGCCCTGTATCAGGCCCTCCACTTTGAGGTACTCCCCGGCCCGACTCACCCCAGACCTGCCGGCTGCTGAGCTCTGGGATGCCACACCAGATGGAACAG GATTAAGTGCAGACCCCGGTTCTGGTCCTGAGTGTCGTCCAGCTCTGCGAGGCCTGGCTATGTCTCGGGCCGAGGACCtcagagctgagctgctgagagCAGAACATCTGAAAGCTGAGGCCATATGGGAGGAAAACTCTGACGGGTCCAG AAAGCTGGATGGACGGCCAAAGCTCTTCCTGCGTCGCTTCTTTTCCTCCATAGGTCTGAATAGTGTCGGTAGACTTGTTAAAGGAGGCCGCTCCAGCAGCATGGAACAGCTCAGTATCCCCACTCCCCCCCGGGCCAGCTCTGCTTCCCCAAGTCCCACACGCAGGCCACAGCCTACCATCCGCATACAGAGGACACCCTCACTGCAGACCCTGAACACA GTGCTGCCACTGGCCCAACTGCGCAAAGCGTCCTCAGTGCAGAGTTTAGAGAGACGAACAGAGCGTTCAACAATACTGGGAGAGGTGCACATACCATACGGCCTGGCACCCAG CCCTGACAGCCCTCAGCTTGAGCTCCACAGGGCCCTGAGTGATGACGACGTTCTTGCCTCCAGAATAGTGCGCCCAGTGGGCCGGGTCACCCAGGCTTTCCCTGATGGGACCCTCCTCCTGGAGCTCATCAGACCCCCGAATGGTCCTTTCGGTTTTGTCATTTCGAGAGGCAAAGGTCGACCAGACACAG GTGTATACGTGGAGAAAGTGGGTGATGGTAGTGGTGAAGGGCCCTTTGTAGGTCTCCTGGGCATCGGCGATGAAATTCTGCAGGTGAATGGAGAGCCAGTGGCTGGACTCAGTCTGGACCAGGTGACGCGGCTCATGACCCGGGAAAGCACCACTTCTCTTCGGATCATGCCGGCGCGACGGAACCAGCGCTGA